The Alligator mississippiensis isolate rAllMis1 chromosome 3, rAllMis1, whole genome shotgun sequence DNA window CACTGCAGGTGGGATCTTAAGCAAATGAAGTGAGGGGAAGAGGACTCTGGGCACATTACGTCATGGTAAGCGCTGGGAAGAACAGTGGGCAGGATGCTGTGCTTGGGAGTGACACGTGGCATGAGAGATTGAGTTGGGATACTCACTGTGACGCCCACATTGGCTGGGTCCTTGCCCTCTATCAGTGCATACACAGCCTGCAGTGCCTCCTCAGGGGACTTGCTCTTGAAGCGCTTCCCACATAACTCCTTCATGGACTGCTGGAATTCAACAAAGTTGATGGTGCGAGCTCCCTTGGTCCTGCAGCGAGACAGAGACTCATGCAATTCCCAGCAAAACTGGAGGGGCCAGCAAAAATTATAAAACATCCACATTCCTCAATCTCCCAGCTTTCCACCCCCACTGACAGCTGCATCTCCAGTCTGCCCCCTACTAACTTGACTTTGTTAAATACAATGTCAACGTCTGTGCTGGTCACAGCTTTCCCATCCATCACACCACAATCTTTGCACAGCTTGGAGAAATTCTTGCATGTCATGTCATTGCCAGTAGCAGCCGTGTCCCCGTACGTTGCAAATTTACGGAAGGCTTTCTCTAATTCAGACATCCTTGGCTGGAGAGAGGAGAAGACAGAGGTAAAGCCATGGTGCCCCAGACCCCCCGTGCCTCCCAGGAGAGCTACTACAAACTATGTGAGGCCATAGAGTTGGAGTGAGAGTGATGTTAGGATAGGAACATCTGGCATTTAGACGATGGCTGAGGACAGCTAGGAATTGTGTAGGGGGGGAGGGGTATCTGAAGACATCTGGGAACCAGGAGGGAAACCCTTAGGCTTCCAGTAGTATTAACATGTATAAAAAAAGTGGGCACCCAATTCCCTTGAGCTGCTTTGAAAATCACAAATGTAGTCAGAGCTGCTGCATAGCACAAGCCACAGGCTATCCTCAAGGCTGTTCCTCCTGCCTTGTGAATCAAGATGGGAACACCAGAGCTGGGGCACTGTCAGCACAGTTTCTGTACCTCACACTTCCCTCAGTTTAGTTGTCAATGATTTCCATTTAAAGATGGGCAATTTAGTCCCAAAGCCATGACCTGCTctcctacatatgctcctacatAAAGTTCCTGTCCCTTCCCCTGACCCTGTATTaattttccattcattttaatgggccGTTACACCTGCAATTAGGCTTGAAATGAAGGTAGGAGAAATGATATATGGACTGCGAGTGGGTGTTTCAAAGCATCCTTCAAATTTTCAAATGGATTTGGATGTCCGACTCCCTTAGGTTCTGCTGAAATTCCTCGTAGGCCTTAGCTAAACCTACATCCTTTCAACCATTGGTTCTGTCCTTCAGGTTTCTTCTGGacagtatgtgcatgtatataaatCCCCGATGGTCCTAGAACTCTCTAAGGGAAAAAACAGTTGCTCACCTCAGTGagaaactccactgaaatcagaaaaaaaccctgctgaattTAGGGGGCAGTCCTGGATTTACCTAAAATCAGAATTTGTTTTTGCCCTCTAAAAAAAAGTTTCCCTTTTAATAATGGTGCCTCCAAACCATGGGCTAACCTGAATAAGCAGATGTTCTTGGCCTTGTTCCGTGAGGCTGAGCTCTCTATCTTCTGGGAGGAGGTCGGCTACTCTGGACCAGCAGTACCAAGGTCTTTGGGATATAGGCTGAGTCATCCATTGTGATCTCATAAGCTAATTGTAATGTCACTGCTGACTCAACTCATCCAGGCTCTGATGACATCACAGAGAAGGCCAAGAGCAGAAGTCGCAGTTGAAGACATAGCTTGAAACCTAAAAACATTTTAGAGATAAACATTTCCCTTGAAAGTGTTGGCAACCCAACCTCAAAACTAATCTAATGCTAATCTAACTGGAATCCAATCTCAATCTAATCTTAATCTAGTATACATGTAATCTAACTCAGTCCAAACTGAAAATATAATCTTAATATAAACTCAATCCAAATGTAACTCGAATCTATCTAAATCAAATGTAACCTAACCTAAATTCAATCTAAAATTCTTTTATTGtaatacaaaaaactagaactcttggttccaaaatgataccttttattagagcaactggaaaatggcaagaaaattgtccttttctgcaagctttcgggatcaaagtccatTTCATTCAGATTAAATGCATATTGTAATATGCATTCAATCTGAATGAAATCAAGCTGAACATATGTCaagtttatttaaatttaatttaaattatatttgGTTTAATCTCAATTCTCAAATCAGGTGTTATAGCCCCAGGATATTCAGAGTTAAAGTTTAGGTTAGGACATCCAATAACCTTAACACTAGATGCCTGTTATTAAAACAGGTGTTAATGGTCTCATATTTAAATTGAATTATTGTTTTTTATTCTCTGTTCCCC harbors:
- the LOC102569092 gene encoding tubulin polymerization-promoting protein family member 2; this encodes MRSQWMTQPISQRPWYCWSRVADLLPEDRELSLTEQGQEHLLIQPRMSELEKAFRKFATYGDTAATGNDMTCKNFSKLCKDCGVMDGKAVTSTDVDIVFNKVKTKGARTINFVEFQQSMKELCGKRFKSKSPEEALQAVYALIEGKDPANVGVTKATTVGGVERLTDTSKYTGSHKERFDESGKGKGLAGREELTDSSGYVGAYKGSGSYDKTH